Proteins encoded within one genomic window of Chitinophaga parva:
- a CDS encoding anhydro-N-acetylmuramic acid kinase, translating to MPKFFRKMVYNVIGAMSGSSLDGLDLVFAQLTEIRGQWTYEIKAADTLPYDEDWAARLSSATSLPAADYLVLHSAYGHYTGQQINHFIVQHQLQHKVHFIASHGHTTFHLPAQHTTAQLGDGAAIAATTGLPVISDLRAMDVALGGQGAPIVPIGEKLLFPDFQYWLNLGGIANVSATAGADRIAFDICPANRVLNALSLQMGHPFDEEGALARTGNVDKALLAQLNALPYYAQPYPKSLANSFGLDTVLPLLEASGLSVPDQLCTYVEHIATQTAQAIAPLHLQADGSRAPFNMLVTGGGAFNTFLLERIDALVSPFRIDLVVPDAQSVKFKEALIMALIGTLRWRQEENVLSSVTGAMRDSVGGALWMGGN from the coding sequence TTGCCCAAATTTTTCCGGAAAATGGTTTACAACGTGATCGGCGCCATGTCTGGCAGCTCGCTGGATGGACTGGACCTCGTATTTGCACAGCTTACAGAGATCAGGGGGCAATGGACCTACGAAATAAAAGCGGCAGACACCCTGCCCTATGATGAAGACTGGGCCGCGCGCCTGTCTTCCGCCACCAGCCTGCCTGCGGCGGACTACCTGGTGCTCCACAGCGCCTACGGCCACTATACAGGGCAGCAGATCAACCATTTCATTGTACAGCACCAGCTGCAACATAAAGTACATTTCATTGCCTCCCACGGCCATACCACTTTCCACCTGCCGGCGCAGCACACCACCGCGCAACTGGGTGATGGCGCCGCTATAGCCGCCACCACCGGCCTGCCCGTGATCAGCGACCTGCGCGCCATGGACGTGGCCCTGGGCGGGCAGGGCGCACCCATTGTGCCCATTGGGGAAAAACTCCTCTTCCCCGATTTTCAATACTGGCTGAACCTGGGCGGCATTGCCAACGTAAGTGCCACCGCAGGCGCAGACCGCATTGCGTTTGACATTTGCCCTGCAAACCGGGTGCTGAACGCCCTTTCCCTGCAAATGGGCCATCCCTTTGATGAAGAGGGCGCCCTGGCCCGCACCGGCAACGTTGATAAAGCCCTCCTGGCCCAACTCAATGCCCTGCCCTACTACGCCCAGCCCTATCCTAAATCCCTGGCCAACAGCTTTGGCCTGGATACCGTACTGCCCCTGCTGGAAGCCTCCGGCCTTTCTGTACCGGACCAGTTGTGTACTTACGTGGAACACATTGCCACCCAGACAGCCCAGGCTATAGCGCCCCTGCACCTGCAGGCCGATGGCAGCCGAGCCCCCTTCAACATGCTGGTGACCGGTGGCGGCGCCTTTAACACTTTTTTACTGGAAAGGATAGATGCGCTGGTAAGCCCGTTCCGCATAGACCTGGTAGTGCCGGATGCACAGTCCGTAAAATTCAAGGAAGCACTGATCATGGCCCTGATAGGGACTTTGCGCTGGCGCCAGGAAGAAAATGTGCTCTCCTCCGTCACCGGCGCCATGCGCGATAGTGTAGGCGGTGCCTTGTGGATGGGCGGGAACTGA
- a CDS encoding pseudouridine synthase yields the protein MKTNKPGGKRPGSGKFADKGGFKREGSAGKSFRAGKPGEDRPSRERKADGEEKRPFRFGDRPKKEGDKRFGDNRPKLSFGDDKPKRSFGDKPKRTFRGEEGEEKRSFRSRTGDDTKRPFRSREEGEAKRPFRSREEGEAKRPFRSREEGEAKRPFHSREEGEAKRPFHSREEGEAGEDRPQRKSPMEGRIPVRKPSADRRETPSGFNRKKYFDKANERFADKQARKKDVKSGLEGFEENGAATPAPHKRVRKKIEVKPAGAEATETAGEMPLNKFVAHCGICSRRKAVDYIKEGKVAVNGTVITEPAFKVTAKDHVKLNDKRIIIQKDLVYILLNKPKGYITTTDDPEGRQTVMELIEEAVENERVYPVGRLDRNTSGLLLLTNDGELAQRLAHPSNNVKKIYQVGLDKPLTKADFDKIINGVTLEDGPAQVDALGYVDPKDKSVIGIEIHSGKNRIVRRIFESLEYKVEKLDRVMYAGLTKKNLNRGSWRHLSEKEVILLKHFKQPK from the coding sequence ATGAAAACAAACAAACCTGGCGGTAAACGCCCCGGCTCTGGCAAGTTTGCCGATAAAGGCGGCTTTAAGAGAGAAGGCAGCGCCGGCAAATCTTTCCGCGCCGGAAAACCCGGTGAAGACCGTCCCTCCCGTGAACGTAAAGCTGATGGCGAAGAAAAACGCCCTTTCCGCTTTGGCGACCGCCCGAAAAAAGAAGGGGACAAGCGCTTTGGTGATAACCGCCCCAAACTGAGCTTTGGCGATGACAAGCCCAAACGAAGCTTTGGTGATAAGCCTAAACGTACTTTCCGTGGAGAAGAAGGCGAAGAAAAACGTTCCTTCCGCAGCCGCACAGGCGATGATACCAAACGCCCTTTCCGCAGCCGTGAGGAAGGCGAAGCAAAACGCCCTTTCCGCAGCCGTGAGGAAGGCGAAGCAAAACGTCCCTTCCGCAGCCGTGAAGAAGGTGAAGCAAAACGCCCGTTCCACAGCCGTGAAGAAGGTGAAGCAAAACGCCCGTTCCACAGCCGTGAAGAAGGTGAAGCAGGTGAAGACCGCCCTCAACGTAAAAGCCCGATGGAAGGCCGTATCCCCGTACGCAAGCCATCCGCCGACCGGCGTGAAACACCGTCCGGCTTTAACCGTAAAAAATATTTTGATAAGGCCAATGAACGCTTTGCCGATAAGCAGGCGCGTAAGAAAGATGTGAAATCCGGCCTGGAAGGTTTTGAGGAAAACGGTGCAGCAACACCTGCCCCGCATAAACGCGTACGCAAGAAAATAGAAGTAAAACCCGCCGGTGCCGAAGCAACGGAAACCGCCGGTGAAATGCCGCTGAATAAATTTGTGGCGCACTGCGGTATCTGCTCCCGCCGCAAGGCCGTGGATTACATCAAGGAAGGCAAGGTAGCAGTAAATGGTACTGTGATCACTGAGCCTGCCTTCAAGGTAACGGCAAAGGATCATGTGAAGCTGAATGACAAGCGCATCATCATCCAGAAAGACCTGGTGTACATCCTGCTCAATAAACCCAAAGGTTACATCACCACCACCGACGACCCGGAAGGCCGCCAGACCGTGATGGAATTGATTGAAGAAGCGGTGGAAAATGAGCGTGTGTACCCTGTGGGCCGCCTGGACCGCAATACCTCCGGCCTGCTGCTGCTCACCAACGATGGTGAACTGGCGCAGCGCCTGGCCCATCCCAGCAACAACGTAAAGAAAATATACCAGGTAGGCCTGGATAAACCCCTGACCAAGGCGGACTTTGATAAGATCATCAACGGCGTAACGCTGGAAGACGGTCCTGCACAGGTAGACGCCCTGGGTTATGTGGACCCGAAGGACAAGAGCGTGATCGGGATTGAGATCCATTCTGGAAAGAACCGTATTGTGCGCCGCATTTTTGAAAGCCTGGAATACAAGGTGGAAAAGCTGGACCGCGTGATGTACGCCGGCCTTACCAAGAAAAACCTGAACCGTGGCTCCTGGCGCCATCTCAGCGAAAAAGAAGTGATCCTGTTAAAGCATTTCAAGCAGCCAAAATAG
- a CDS encoding helix-turn-helix transcriptional regulator: MPKNKDAVSRYRWIDERLRNKRLPKPTLEALISFVSEKMGKDISVRAIQQDIYDMRNDKELAYFAPIVYDRKTGSYRYEDEGYSLNNNPIDEADLQGLEIAIGILEQFRSLPVVAQFEDAILKIAASLKMNREALQNQGLIRFARAGQYKGVEFIPEIVDAIKNLEVIRIAYQSFNRAEPKEHWVEPYHLREYQHRFYLIGRSQQAKGGSVLTFALDRIVKLWPTNKHFDEKNFDDAAYYQHALGITVPGGDPQEVVLRFTPQQAKYIKSQPIHPSQEILEDNETACDVRLQLVINPELRMLLLSYGANMKVLAPATLAQEMAAEARKMVGLY, encoded by the coding sequence ATGCCCAAAAACAAGGATGCCGTATCCCGCTACCGCTGGATAGACGAGCGCCTGCGCAACAAACGTTTACCCAAGCCCACCCTGGAAGCACTCATCAGTTTTGTGTCGGAAAAAATGGGGAAGGATATTTCTGTCCGCGCCATCCAGCAGGATATTTATGATATGCGCAATGATAAGGAGCTGGCCTATTTTGCGCCCATTGTATATGACCGGAAAACCGGCAGTTACCGTTATGAGGATGAAGGTTATTCCCTCAATAATAACCCCATCGATGAAGCAGACCTGCAGGGGCTGGAGATCGCCATCGGCATCCTGGAGCAGTTCCGCAGCCTGCCGGTAGTGGCCCAGTTTGAAGATGCTATTTTAAAGATAGCGGCCAGCCTGAAAATGAACCGGGAGGCGCTGCAAAACCAGGGCCTGATCCGCTTTGCGCGCGCCGGCCAGTACAAAGGCGTGGAATTCATCCCCGAGATCGTGGATGCTATCAAAAACCTGGAAGTGATCCGCATTGCCTACCAGAGTTTTAACCGCGCGGAGCCAAAGGAACATTGGGTAGAGCCCTATCACCTGCGGGAATACCAGCACCGGTTTTACCTCATTGGCAGGAGCCAGCAGGCCAAAGGCGGCAGTGTGCTCACCTTTGCGCTGGACCGCATTGTAAAACTATGGCCCACCAATAAGCATTTTGATGAAAAGAATTTTGATGATGCCGCTTACTACCAGCACGCCCTGGGCATTACGGTGCCCGGCGGAGACCCGCAGGAAGTAGTATTGCGCTTCACGCCCCAGCAGGCCAAATACATCAAATCACAGCCCATCCACCCCTCCCAGGAGATATTGGAAGACAATGAAACCGCCTGCGATGTAAGGCTTCAGCTGGTGATCAACCCGGAGCTGCGCATGCTGCTCCTGAGCTATGGCGCCAATATGAAAGTGCTGGCTCCCGCTACCCTGGCACAGGAAATGGCGGCAGAAGCGAGGAAGATGGTGGGGTTGTATTGA
- the rlmN gene encoding 23S rRNA (adenine(2503)-C(2))-methyltransferase RlmN — translation MHSAQKKNIRHFDLPSLQQYFQEIGEKPFRAKQVYEWLWLKHAPTFEAMTNLSKSLRQQLEANFSLPAVTVDTLQKSEDGTMKSRFRLHDGYFVEGVLIPTDTRQTACVSSQVGCSLSCKFCATGTMGRKRNLHFDEIYDEVALLNQQALESSGKKLTNIVYMGMGEPLLNYNNVLKSIDRITAADGLAMSPKRITVSTAGIAKMIKQLGDDKVRFNLALSLHAANDRKRNEIMPINETNDLKSLVEALNYFYKQTESQISFEYILFRNFNDSQQDADELIKIYRQVPCDLVNIIEYNPIDGGRFAKPDEDKTQAFMDYLGKHRVNSRLRRSRGKDIDAACGQLANKTA, via the coding sequence ATGCATTCAGCACAAAAAAAGAATATCAGGCATTTTGACCTGCCCTCCCTCCAGCAATATTTCCAGGAAATCGGCGAAAAACCCTTCCGCGCCAAGCAGGTGTACGAATGGCTGTGGCTGAAACATGCCCCCACTTTTGAGGCCATGACCAACCTGTCTAAGTCGCTGCGTCAGCAACTGGAGGCTAATTTCAGCCTGCCCGCTGTAACCGTGGATACCTTGCAGAAAAGCGAGGACGGCACCATGAAAAGCCGCTTCCGCCTGCACGATGGCTATTTCGTGGAAGGTGTGCTCATCCCCACCGATACCCGGCAAACCGCCTGCGTGTCATCACAGGTGGGCTGCAGCCTGAGCTGCAAGTTCTGCGCTACCGGCACCATGGGCCGCAAGCGCAACCTCCACTTTGACGAGATCTACGACGAAGTGGCCCTGCTGAACCAGCAAGCCCTGGAAAGCAGTGGTAAAAAACTGACCAACATTGTATACATGGGCATGGGAGAACCCCTGCTCAACTACAATAACGTGCTCAAATCCATTGACCGCATTACCGCGGCAGATGGCCTGGCCATGTCGCCCAAGCGTATTACCGTGAGCACCGCGGGTATTGCCAAGATGATCAAACAACTGGGCGATGACAAGGTGCGCTTTAACCTGGCGCTCTCCCTGCACGCGGCAAATGACCGCAAGCGCAACGAGATCATGCCGATCAATGAAACCAATGACCTGAAATCCCTGGTCGAAGCGCTTAATTACTTCTACAAACAGACGGAGAGCCAGATCTCTTTTGAATACATCCTCTTCCGCAATTTCAACGACAGCCAGCAGGATGCCGATGAGCTGATCAAGATCTACCGCCAGGTACCTTGCGACCTGGTGAACATCATCGAGTACAACCCGATAGATGGGGGCCGCTTTGCCAAGCCGGATGAAGACAAAACACAGGCCTTCATGGATTACCTGGGCAAGCACCGCGTAAACTCCCGCCTGCGCCGCAGCCGTGGGAAGGATATTGACGCCGCCTGTGGGCAGCTGGCCAATAAAACCGCATAA
- the ade gene encoding adenine deaminase, whose amino-acid sequence MQITGNYVDILHQRIYPATITVKDGRIATIVPVSGTYEQYLLPGFVDAHVHVESSMLIPSEFARLAVVHGTVATVSDPHEIANVLGVPGVHYMIENGRQVPFGFYFGAPSCVPATPFETAGATVSVADVEALLQRDDVKYLSEMMNFPGVLHQDPEVMQKIAAAKKHNKPVDGHAPGLRGDAAGAYIAAGISTDHECFTEAEALDKLQRGMKILIREGSAARNFDALIPLLLHWPEAMMFCSDDKHPDNLVEGHINVLVKRALAAGIPLFNILRAACVNPVLHYGLETGLLRMGDAADFIIVDNLTEVNIKATYVKGQLVAENGVSKIASVAVQPINHFHCDPITTAQLRISATGSTAHVKVIVALDGELITNAETATLAVNEGCIAADTAQDVLKLAVVNRYNPAPVTLGFIKNFGLKRGAIASSVAHDSHNIIAVGVDDESLASAINAVIGARGGVSVAHKQSTVILPLPVAGLMSEADGYEVARQYSAMDKAAKDLGSKLGAPFMTLSFMALLVIPHLKLSDLGLFDGDVFAFTPVVVS is encoded by the coding sequence ATGCAGATCACGGGCAATTATGTAGATATTCTCCACCAGCGCATTTATCCAGCCACCATTACGGTTAAGGACGGCCGTATTGCCACCATTGTGCCGGTGAGCGGCACGTATGAGCAGTACCTGCTGCCAGGCTTCGTGGATGCCCACGTGCACGTGGAAAGCTCCATGCTCATCCCTTCCGAGTTTGCCCGCCTGGCGGTAGTGCACGGTACGGTGGCCACCGTGTCTGACCCACACGAGATTGCCAATGTGCTGGGTGTGCCTGGTGTGCATTATATGATTGAGAACGGGCGGCAGGTACCGTTTGGTTTTTACTTTGGCGCACCTTCCTGCGTGCCCGCCACCCCATTTGAAACGGCCGGCGCCACGGTGAGCGTAGCGGATGTGGAAGCCCTGCTGCAGCGGGATGATGTGAAGTACCTGAGTGAAATGATGAACTTTCCCGGCGTGCTGCACCAGGACCCGGAAGTGATGCAGAAAATAGCGGCCGCAAAAAAACACAACAAACCAGTGGACGGCCACGCACCGGGCCTGCGGGGCGATGCGGCCGGCGCCTACATTGCAGCCGGCATCAGCACTGATCATGAATGTTTTACGGAAGCGGAAGCACTGGACAAGCTGCAACGTGGTATGAAGATCCTGATCCGCGAAGGCAGCGCCGCACGGAATTTTGATGCGCTCATACCCCTGCTGCTCCACTGGCCGGAAGCCATGATGTTTTGCAGTGATGACAAGCACCCGGACAACCTCGTGGAAGGCCATATCAATGTGCTCGTGAAACGCGCGCTGGCAGCGGGTATTCCTTTGTTCAACATCCTGCGGGCCGCCTGCGTGAATCCCGTGCTGCATTACGGCCTGGAAACCGGCCTGCTGCGCATGGGCGATGCGGCAGACTTTATCATCGTAGACAATCTCACGGAGGTAAATATAAAGGCCACCTACGTGAAAGGCCAGCTGGTAGCGGAAAACGGCGTTTCAAAAATTGCCTCCGTTGCAGTGCAGCCCATCAATCATTTTCATTGTGACCCCATCACCACGGCACAGCTACGTATATCCGCCACCGGTAGTACCGCGCATGTTAAAGTGATCGTAGCCCTGGACGGAGAACTGATCACCAACGCGGAAACCGCCACCCTGGCGGTAAACGAGGGCTGTATAGCAGCAGACACTGCGCAGGACGTGCTGAAACTGGCGGTGGTAAACCGTTATAACCCTGCCCCGGTAACACTGGGCTTCATTAAGAATTTTGGCCTGAAACGCGGTGCCATCGCTTCTTCCGTGGCGCACGACAGTCATAACATCATTGCCGTGGGGGTGGATGATGAAAGCCTGGCATCTGCCATCAACGCCGTGATCGGGGCCCGCGGCGGCGTGAGCGTGGCCCACAAACAATCCACGGTGATATTACCCTTGCCTGTAGCAGGCCTTATGAGCGAGGCAGACGGCTATGAAGTAGCCCGGCAGTACAGCGCCATGGACAAGGCTGCCAAAGACCTGGGAAGTAAGCTGGGCGCGCCTTTCATGACGCTCTCCTTCATGGCACTCCTGGTGATCCCGCACCTGAAGCTGAGTGACCTGGGTTTGTTTGACGGGGATGTGTTTGCGTTTACACCGGTAGTGGTGTCTTAA
- a CDS encoding LolA-like protein: protein MKSIKLLALLFVLGIAGAKAQTADELMDKSIAAMGGADKLKNLKTAYNEGSIQVQGQEFPIKIWKIQHEAMRMEFDIMGTNNIQVVTKGGGWSLMPIQGQTDPTPLDSAKAKMMQPQLSINGDLFDYKTDGKKVEALGKENIDGVDAYKLKITSKDGVEAIAYLDPTSYYLIRTKNTVNVQGNTVDVTVKLHDYKKTDDGYAYPSVIEETNSGMTILITKAEYNKPVEDSLFKMPGK from the coding sequence ATGAAAAGCATTAAACTGCTTGCACTCCTGTTTGTACTCGGCATTGCCGGCGCTAAAGCGCAAACCGCTGATGAGCTCATGGATAAATCTATCGCAGCTATGGGCGGCGCTGACAAACTGAAAAACCTGAAAACTGCATACAACGAAGGCAGCATACAGGTCCAGGGCCAGGAATTCCCCATCAAGATCTGGAAAATTCAACACGAAGCCATGCGTATGGAGTTCGACATCATGGGCACCAACAATATCCAGGTGGTAACCAAAGGTGGCGGCTGGTCACTGATGCCCATCCAGGGCCAGACAGACCCTACCCCGCTGGACAGCGCCAAAGCCAAAATGATGCAGCCCCAGCTGAGCATCAACGGCGACCTCTTTGATTACAAAACCGACGGCAAGAAAGTAGAGGCCCTCGGCAAGGAAAATATTGACGGGGTAGACGCCTACAAACTCAAGATCACTTCCAAAGACGGCGTAGAAGCCATTGCTTACCTGGATCCCACCAGCTACTACCTGATCCGCACCAAGAATACGGTAAATGTACAGGGCAATACCGTGGACGTTACCGTAAAACTGCACGATTACAAAAAAACGGATGACGGTTACGCCTACCCTTCCGTGATCGAAGAGACCAATTCGGGCATGACCATCCTCATTACCAAAGCAGAATACAACAAGCCCGTTGAGGACAGCTTGTTTAAGATGCCGGGGAAATGA
- a CDS encoding RluA family pseudouridine synthase, translating to MRVEELILMETPDYVVVNKPSGLLTIPDRHDGELQSLRGILQKQYGEIFVVHRLDKDTSGIILFARHAEAHKYFSQLFETRGVSKFYQGLVTGQVVPPKGSILEPIIEHPTIKGKMATARKGKASHTDYEVLEDFGTYSLVKMQIHTGRTHQIRVHMKHIGNPIVMDEMYGKAKPVLLSDIKKKFKLGKFTEEERPLLNRLALHAWRLEFDDMQGQAQVVEAPLPKDMQAVMTQLRKHGK from the coding sequence ATGCGCGTAGAAGAACTGATCTTAATGGAAACGCCCGATTACGTGGTGGTGAACAAGCCTTCCGGCCTGCTCACCATCCCGGACCGGCACGACGGGGAGCTGCAATCGCTCCGGGGCATCCTGCAAAAGCAATATGGAGAGATCTTCGTGGTGCATCGCCTGGATAAAGATACCAGCGGCATCATCCTCTTTGCACGCCATGCGGAAGCCCATAAATATTTTTCCCAGCTGTTTGAGACCCGCGGGGTGAGCAAGTTTTACCAGGGCCTCGTTACCGGCCAGGTAGTGCCGCCCAAGGGCAGCATCCTGGAGCCTATCATTGAACATCCCACCATCAAGGGGAAAATGGCCACGGCCCGCAAGGGGAAAGCCTCCCACACGGATTATGAAGTGCTGGAAGATTTTGGCACTTACAGCCTGGTGAAGATGCAGATCCATACCGGCCGCACCCACCAGATCCGCGTGCACATGAAGCACATCGGCAACCCCATCGTCATGGATGAGATGTATGGTAAGGCCAAGCCGGTATTGCTCTCGGATATCAAAAAGAAGTTCAAACTGGGAAAGTTCACAGAAGAAGAACGTCCCCTGCTGAACCGGCTGGCACTGCATGCATGGCGCCTTGAATTTGACGACATGCAGGGACAGGCCCAGGTGGTGGAAGCCCCACTGCCAAAGGATATGCAGGCAGTGATGACGCAGTTGCGCAAGCATGGGAAATAG
- a CDS encoding peroxiredoxin, translating to MSLRLGDIAPNFQAKTSIGDIDFYEYLGDSWGVLFSHPADFTPVCTTELGRTAQLKSEFEKRNVKVLAVSVDSVERHESWIKDINETQNTQVDFPIIADPERVVAGLYDMIHPNASETFTVRSLFIIGPDKKVKLIITYPASTGRNFLEVLRVIDSLQLTAKYSVATPADWKDGEDVIVTAAVPTEEIPARFPKGHKIIKPYLRTTPQPNK from the coding sequence ATGAGCTTAAGACTTGGCGACATCGCACCCAATTTCCAGGCAAAGACCTCTATTGGAGATATCGATTTTTACGAATACCTTGGTGACAGCTGGGGCGTTCTGTTCTCTCACCCTGCCGACTTTACGCCGGTATGTACTACAGAACTGGGCCGCACCGCACAGCTGAAAAGTGAATTTGAAAAACGTAATGTGAAGGTACTGGCTGTAAGTGTTGACTCGGTAGAGCGCCACGAAAGCTGGATCAAGGATATTAACGAAACACAGAACACCCAGGTGGATTTCCCCATCATTGCAGATCCCGAGCGCGTTGTAGCCGGCCTGTATGATATGATCCACCCGAACGCTTCCGAAACATTCACGGTGCGTTCCCTGTTTATCATAGGGCCGGATAAGAAAGTGAAACTGATCATCACTTATCCTGCGTCCACCGGCCGCAACTTCCTGGAAGTGCTGCGCGTGATAGACTCCCTGCAACTCACTGCCAAGTACAGCGTGGCCACGCCGGCCGACTGGAAAGATGGTGAAGACGTAATTGTAACTGCTGCGGTGCCCACCGAAGAAATTCCGGCCCGCTTCCCGAAAGGGCATAAAATTATTAAGCCTTACCTGCGCACCACGCCGCAGCCCAACAAATAA
- a CDS encoding thiolase family protein, giving the protein MQAAYIVDAVRTPMGKYGGALRTVRPDDLLALVINGILTRNDSIDPAGIEDVIAGATNQAGEDNRDVARMAALLAGLPVSVAGNTVNRLCASGLQAVMDAARAVMCGEGDVYLAGGVESMTRAPLVMPKAEGPFSRSTEMYDSTIGWRFTNKKLAAMYPPYSMGETAENVARQWHISREDQDRFALRSQTLYKAALDAGKWEQEIIPVPITPNKEEQVIFSKDEPPRDTSLEKLASLKPVFAKDGSVTAGNSSGINDGAAIVLVVSERALKTYNLRPIARIRSMAVAGVDPSIMGIGPVPATRKALHRAGLHTTNLDLIELNEAFAAQALACQRDLSLDPHKVNVNGGAIAIGHPLGCSGARIVGTLLHEMQRRPDAKYGLATMCVGVGQGAAMVFEKM; this is encoded by the coding sequence ATGCAGGCAGCATATATTGTAGATGCCGTACGTACGCCCATGGGCAAGTACGGTGGCGCCCTCCGTACCGTCCGGCCGGACGACCTCCTGGCCCTCGTGATCAATGGCATCCTTACCCGTAACGACAGTATAGACCCCGCCGGCATTGAAGACGTGATTGCCGGCGCTACCAACCAGGCCGGGGAAGACAACCGCGATGTGGCCCGCATGGCCGCCCTGCTGGCCGGCCTGCCCGTAAGCGTGGCGGGCAATACGGTGAACCGCCTCTGCGCCTCCGGCCTCCAGGCCGTGATGGACGCCGCCCGCGCCGTGATGTGCGGGGAAGGTGATGTATACCTGGCCGGCGGCGTAGAAAGCATGACCCGCGCCCCGCTGGTAATGCCCAAGGCAGAAGGCCCCTTCAGCCGCAGTACGGAAATGTACGATTCCACCATTGGCTGGCGTTTCACCAACAAGAAACTGGCCGCTATGTACCCACCCTACTCCATGGGCGAAACCGCGGAAAACGTAGCCCGCCAGTGGCATATTTCCCGGGAAGACCAGGACCGCTTCGCCCTGCGCAGCCAAACCCTGTACAAAGCCGCCCTGGACGCCGGCAAGTGGGAACAGGAGATCATCCCCGTGCCCATCACACCCAATAAGGAAGAGCAGGTGATCTTCTCGAAAGACGAGCCCCCACGTGATACCTCCCTGGAAAAACTGGCTTCCCTCAAACCCGTATTTGCAAAAGACGGCAGCGTTACTGCCGGCAATTCTTCTGGCATCAACGACGGTGCCGCTATAGTGCTGGTAGTGTCTGAGCGTGCCCTTAAAACCTATAACCTGCGGCCTATTGCGCGTATCAGGTCCATGGCAGTAGCGGGTGTAGACCCGTCCATTATGGGCATAGGACCAGTGCCCGCCACCCGCAAGGCCCTCCACCGCGCCGGCCTGCACACCACCAACCTGGATCTTATTGAACTCAATGAAGCCTTTGCCGCCCAGGCCCTTGCCTGTCAGCGCGATCTCTCCCTGGACCCGCATAAAGTGAACGTGAACGGTGGCGCCATTGCCATTGGCCACCCGCTGGGCTGTTCCGGCGCCCGCATTGTGGGCACGCTGCTGCACGAAATGCAGCGCAGACCGGATGCCAAGTATGGGTTGGCTACCATGTGCGTAGGTGTGGGACAAGGAGCCGCAATGGTGTTTGAAAAAATGTAG